In Ctenopharyngodon idella isolate HZGC_01 chromosome 20, HZGC01, whole genome shotgun sequence, the following proteins share a genomic window:
- the snw1 gene encoding SNW domain-containing protein 1, producing the protein MSLASFLPAPTQLSQDQLEAEERSRVQRSQSTALVSTRREPPPYGFRKSWVPRALEDFGDGGAFPEIHVAQYPLEMGRKKRTSNALAVQVDAEGKIKYDAIARQGQNKDKVIFSKYTDMLPKEVLNEDAPELQKPDEEAVKEITEKTRAALEKQVSQKIAAAMPVRAADKQAPAQYIRYTPSQQGLAFNSGAKQRVIRMVEMQKDPMEPPRFKINKKIPRGPPSPPAPVMHSPSRKMTVKEQQEWKIPPCISNWKNAKGYTIPLDKRLAADGRGLQTVHINENFAKLAEALYIADRKAREAVEMRAQVEKKMAQKEKEKKEEKLRELAKMARDRRAGIKAHGDKGGEDTEVRERDEIRHERRKERQHDRNISRAAPDKRSKLQRDQDRDISELIALGQPNPRTSSEAQYDQRLFNQSKGMDSGFAGGEDEMYNVYDQPFRSGRDMAQNIYRPGKSADKDMYGDDLDTLMQSSRFVPDREFSGADHGPRRDGPVQFEEDPFGLDKFLEEAKQHGGSKRASTSGRSKDYDHEKKRRKE; encoded by the exons ATGTCGCTGGCAAG TTTTCTCCCTGCACCCACCCAACTGTCCCAGGACCAACTGGAGGCAGAGGAGAGGTCTCGTGTTCAGAGGTCGCAATCCACTGCTTTGGTCTCCACCCGCAGAGAACCTCCTCCCTACGGCTTCAGAAAATCATGGGTGCCCCGGGCACTAGAG gaTTTTGGAGATGGAGGAGCTTTTCCAGAGATCCATGTGGCCCAGTATCCTCTGGAAATGGGTAGGAAGAAAAGGACCTCCAATGCTCTCGCAGTGCAAGTGGATGCAGAGGGCAAGATCAAATATGACGCCATTGCTAGGCAAGGTCAAAACAAAGACAAG gTCATATTCAGTAAATACACAGACATGCTTCCTAAGGAAGTACTAAACGAAGATGCTCCTGAGCTGCAGAAACCTGATGAAGAGGCAGTGAAAGAG ATTACAGAAAAGAccagagcagctctggagaaacaGGTATCGCAGAAAATTGCAGCGGCCATGCCTGTACGTGCTGCAGACAAACAGGCCCCAGCACAGTATATTCG GTACACACCCTCCCAGCAAGGACTTGCGTTTAACTCTGGAGCAAAACAGAGAGTCATCCGTATGGTGGAAATGCAGAAAGATCCAATGGAACCACCACGATTCAA AATCAATAAGAAAATTCCTCGTGGACCTCCATCCCCTCCTGCTCCAGTCATGCACTCTCCAAGCAGAAAG ATGACAGTGAAAGAACAGCAGGAGTGGAAGATTCCACCCTGTATTTCCAACTGGAAGAACGCAAAG GGTTACACCATTCCTCTGGACAAGCGTTTGGCTGCTGACGGACGAGGCCTGCAGACTGTCCACATCAATGAGAACTTTGCCAAGCTGGCTGAGGCTTTGTACATTGCAGACAGAAAG GCCAGAGAGGCTGTGGAGATGAGAGCTCAAGTGGAAAAGAAGATGGcccagaaagagaaagaaaagaaagaggagAAGCTGAGAGAGTTGGCTAAGATGGCCAGAGACCGCAGAGCTGGTATCAAAGCCCATGGTGACAAAG GTGGTGAGGACACAGAAGTCAGGGAGCGTGACGAGATCCGTCACGAGAGGAGGAAAGAAAGGCAGCATGACAGGAACATCTCCAGAGCCGCCCCTGATAAGAG GTCGAAGCTACAAAGAGATCAGGACAGGGACATCAGTGAGCTCATTGCCCTGGGTCAACCAAACCCCCGTACTTCCAGTGAGGCTCAGTATGACCAGAGACTCTTCAATCAGAGCAAG GGGATGGACAGTGGTTTTGCCGGTGGAGAGGATGAGATGTATAATGTGTATGATCAGCCCTTCAGAAGTGGCAGAGACATGGCACAGAATATTTACAGGCCTGGTAAGAGTGCGGATAAGGACATGTATGGAGACGACCTGGACACCCTCATGCAGAGCAGCAG GTTTGTTCCTGATCGAGAGTTCTCAGGTGCTGACCACGGCCCCCGCCGTGACGGGCCTGTGCAGTTTGAGGAGGATCCTTTCGGTCTGGATAAGTTCTTGGAGGAAGCCAAGCAGCACGGAGGCTCTAAAAGGGCATCCACTAGTGGGCGTTCAAAAGACTACGACCACGAGAAGAAACGCAGGAAGGAGTGA